Proteins from a genomic interval of Sugiyamaella lignohabitans strain CBS 10342 chromosome C, complete sequence:
- the RIB1 gene encoding GTP cyclohydrolase II (GTP cyclohydrolase II; catalyzes the first step of the riboflavin biosynthesis pathway; GO_component: GO:0005737 - cytoplasm [Evidence IDA] [PMID 14562095]; GO_component: GO:0005634 - nucleus [Evidence IDA] [PMID 14562095]; GO_function: GO:0005525 - GTP binding [Evidence IEA]; GO_function: GO:0003935 - GTP cyclohydrolase II activity [Evidence IEA,IEA]; GO_function: GO:0019238 - cyclohydrolase activity [Evidence IGI,IMP] [PMID 4555411]; GO_function: GO:0016787 - hydrolase activity [Evidence IEA]; GO_function: GO:0046872 - metal ion binding [Evidence IEA]; GO_function: GO:0000166 - nucleotide binding [Evidence IEA]; GO_process: GO:0009231 - riboflavin biosynthetic process [Evidence IEA,IEA,IEA]; GO_process: GO:0009231 - riboflavin biosynthetic process [Evidence IMP] [PMID 4555411]; GO_process: GO:0009231 - riboflavin biosynthetic process [Evidence IMP] [PMID 5366000]), with translation MLEDHNNRSSLLSDNSQLSSNLASETESSVSTVSTSCSSQSCSPGSTSRPSSVVVAGPSCFKLSLDHFAHLADSTDPDFVDTSRQPHDLLHLESQPSTDKLRSEPDHCLDQGYSSQNEQLFLDEDSGYSVPKHSLEEYRQKSDSRSNPPSQLSQPSPFVENIPNQQCRKDSISESNSDQILDSNLDHLVDQGFIEENKSLLQGHKNENLQVHTESTPSPHFLNLPPHHTSDLSQQVAWISSQSDQNIKSLYQQQLSRHQHLQLQQLLQFPAASSWSYQHSEQHQQLLERSIQATATGLNNSITVLESQNQQRNHQQTHNPPLSQNQNTTMSSPKSTTEDQSELSSAQRTPPLSRSSNALADNSVFESMSMISPAFTPVPADFSPASSLYASQLDLAEAVEKAAIATGTASSSQIDPNAAIKAERAPDQTIKQKASLKEILANESALSTAQTSTTLAPGLTTDNTSVPPHVRKASAAGLVERSLDDVLPEVICESRARIPTTSGTEIFLHLYRNNIDNKEHLAIVFGQDIHSKTLFAARPGETEQDRMTRGAYVGRLFPGRQRSDEGELATPKSERSHKDTLVRIHSECYTGETAWSARCDCGEQLDEAARLMAKEGYGVIVYLRQEGRGIGLGEKLKAYNLQDLGADTVTANLMLRHPADARSFSLATAILLDLGLDHIRLLTNNPDKIVAVEGKQKQITVTERVPMIPLSWQNKGGFKSPEVDKYLQTKVQRMGHLLNLSTI, from the coding sequence ATGCTCGAGGACCACAATAACCGTTCGTCTTTACTATCCGACAATTCTCAGTTATCATCGAATTTGGCTTCTGAAACAGAAAGTTCTGTATCGACCGTATCCACTTCTTGTAGCTCACAAAGTTGCAGTCCTGGTTCTACAAGTCGTCCTTCATcggttgttgttgcagGTCCAAGTTGTTTTAAATTAAGCTTAGATCATTTTGCGCATTTGGCCGACTCTACCGACCCCGACTTTGTCGACACATCCCGCCAGCCGCATGATCTGTTGCACCTTGAATCTCAACCAAGCACTGACAAATTGAGAAGTGAACCTGATCATTGTTTAGATCAAGGTTATTCGAGTCAAAACGAGCAACTTTTTTTGGACGAGGACAGTGGTTATAGTGTACCCAAGCACAGTTTAGAAGAATATCGACAAAAATCGGATTCCAGGTCCAATCCGCCCTCTCAGCTGTCTCAACCGTCGCCTTTTGTCGAGAACATTCCAAATCAACAGTGCCGTAAGGACTCAATTTCTGAATCAAATTCTGATCAAATTCTGGATTCAAATCTTGATCATTTGGTCGACCAAGGTTTCATTGAAGAGAATAAATCGTTGTTACAAGGTCACAAGAACGAAAACTTGCAAGTCCACACTGAGTCGACTCCTTCTCCGCACTTTTTGAATCTACCCCCGCATCACACCTCAGACTTATCACAACAGGTAGCTTGGATATCCAGTCAATCGGAccaaaatataaagagtttgtatcagcaacagctcagtcgacaccagcatctCCAGCTGCAGCAATTACTACAGTTCCCTGCAGCCAGCTCTTGGTCATACCAACATTCtgaacaacatcaacagctgTTAGAACGCAGTATCCAAGCAACTGCAACTGGTTTGAACAACTCCATAACTGTCTTGGAAAGTCAAAACCAACAAAGAAATCACCAACAAACTCACAACCCACCACTAAGTCAAAATCAGAACACAACAATGTCGTCACCAAAATCCACAACAGAAGACCAGTCTGAGCTATCTTCAGCTCAAAGAACTCCTCCATTGTCAAGATCCAGTAATGCTCTGGCTGACAACTCAGTCTTTGAGTCCATGTCGATGATTTCTCCTGCATTCACTCCAGTTCCTGCCGACTTCTCTCCTGCATCGTCTTTGTATGCCTCACAATTGGACCTAGCAGAAGCTGTTGAGAaagctgctattgctactgGCACAGCATCCAGTTCACAGATTGATCCCAATGCCGCTATCAAAGCTGAGCGTGCTCCAGATCAAACCATCAAACAAAAGGCCAGTCTTAAAGAGATACTGGCCAACGAATCAGCATTATCAACAGCACAAACTTCAACAACGCTGGCACCTGGCCTGACAACCGACAATACCAGCGTTCCACCACATGTTAGAAAAGCATCAGCTGCCGGACTCGTTGAACGCAGTCTTGATGACGTGCTACCCGAGGTTATCTGTGAGTCGAGAGCACGAATCCCGACTACGTCAGGAACAGAGATCTTCCTTCATTTATACCGCAACAACATCGACAATAAAGAGCATCTGGCCATTGTATTTGGTCAAGATATCCATTCTAAGACGTTATTTGCCGCAAGACCTGGCGAGACCGAGCAAGATCGTATGACTCGAGGTGCTTATGTTGGCCGGCTTTTCCCCGGCAGACAGCGTAGTGACGAAGGCGAACTGGCTACTCCGAAATCCGAGCGGTCTCATAAAGACACACTCGTACGGATCCACTCTGAATGCTACACGGGAGAGACTGCCTGGTCAGCACGATGCGACTGTGGTGAACAGCTGGACGAAGCTGCTCGTCTCATGGCCAAAGAAGGATACGGAGTCATTGTATACCTACGACAAGAGGGCCGTGGTATCGGACTCGGTGAGAAACTCAAGGCATACAATCTCCAAGATCTTGGAGCCGACACAGTGACTGCTAATCTGATGCTGAGACACCCAGCTGACGCCCGATCGTTCTCACTGGCCACGGCCATTCTGCTCGATCTCGGACTGGACCACATCCGCCTGCTGACGAACAACCCCGACAAAATCGTGGCCGTCGAGGgcaaacagaaacagatcaCCGTCACCGAACGTGTGCCCATGATCCCGCTGTCGTGGCAGAACAAGGGCGGGTTCAAGAGCCCCGAGGTCGACAAATACCTCCAAACCAAAGTACAACGCATGGGCCATCTCCTGAACCTATCTACCATTTAA
- the RRT2 gene encoding diphthamide synthase (Methylesterase performing penultimate step of diphthamide biosynthesis; hydrolyzes methylated diphthine to produce diphthine and allows Dph6-catalyzed amidation reaction to occur; deletion leads to resistance to sordarin and accumulation of methylatediphthine; WD40 domain-containing protein; involved in endosomal recycling; forms complex with Rtt10p that functions in retromer-mediated pathway for recycling internalized cell-surface proteins; GO_component: GO:0005737 - cytoplasm [Evidence IEA,IEA]; GO_component: GO:0005737 - cytoplasm [Evidence IDA] [PMID 21880895]; GO_component: GO:0005768 - endosome [Evidence IEA,IEA]; GO_component: GO:0005768 - endosome [Evidence IDA] [PMID 21880895]; GO_function: GO:0032451 - demethylase activity [Evidence IDA,IMP] [PMID 24739148]; GO_process: GO:0032456 - endocytic recycling [Evidence IMP] [PMID 21880895]; GO_process: GO:0017183 - peptidyl-diphthamide biosynthetic process from peptidyl-histidine [Evidence IEA]; GO_process: GO:0017183 - peptidyl-diphthamide biosynthetic process from peptidyl-histidine [Evidence IMP] [PMID 22188241]), which translates to MSNARRLARTTTNLPPCVVQIHPNDSSVCLVGTYQLEEEGMRRGSLDVYRNYNNRLDFESSSETDSSILDVKICPHDPSLVFTAQSTGSIIAWKISVPAHSPSSNPSSPSSEEESVLGRSPASISSISSISSRSSRSSVSARASLPPVSLKKIDQFQLFPETTLVLAICFSPEDPTIMSATLSSGEVAMLKFANNGAPVITGLSHTHLLESWTSAIGSRSLSNVLFSGGDDSLLAAHDMRLMSETESGVIWTSVKLHDAGVTSILPSSKNWMSSNPNYLWTGGYDDHLRAIDLRTGPNNSLESYLPPTVSSSINLRGGVWRLTPSPKEGDDRVLACCMYEGARIVSPDRPATVQRVIRKGHESMVYGGDWTADGSQMITCSFYDKQLQLWSSQDKEEDYPRFEQESAYAQLNNESLRTQSLLSTPEISM; encoded by the coding sequence ATGTCCAACGCACGACGGCTAGCtagaaccaccaccaatctACCACCGTGTGTGGTTCAAATCCACCCTAATGATAGCTCTGTGTGTTTAGTAGGCACCTATCagttagaagaagagggTATGAGAAGAGGAAGTTTAGATGTGTACAGAAATTATAATAACCGACTGGATTTCGAGTCGTCAAGTGAAACTGATTCTTCCATTTTGGATGTTAAAATATGCCCTCATGATCCATCTCTAGTATTCACTGCCCAGTCTACTGGCAGTATTATTGCTTGGAAAATATCAGTTCCAGCCCACTCGCCATCTTCAAAcccatcttcaccatcatctgaagaagaatctgTTCTGGGTCGTTCGCCGGCATCTATTTCATCTATTTCATCGATCTCATCCAGATCATCCAGATCATCTGTTTCTGCCAGAGCTTCGTTGCCACCGGTTTCtctgaaaaaaatcgaCCAGTTCCAACTATTTCCTGAAACTACTCTTGTTTTGGCTATTTGCTTTTCCCCTGAAGACCCTACTATCATGTCTGCTACCCTTTCTTCAGGAGAAGTGGCCATGCTTAAATTCGCCAATAACGGTGCACCAGTCATTACTGGACTCAGCCATACACATCTATTAGAATCATGGACATCGGCCATCGGATCACGATCTCTTAGCAACGTTTTATTTTCCGGTGGAGACGACAGTCTGCTTGCAGCCCACGACATGAGACTGATGAGCGAGACCGAATCCGGCGTGATCTGGACGTCAGTCAAATTGCACGATGCCGGTGTGACATCGATTCTTCCATCCAGTAAGAATTGGATGTCGTCGAACCCCAACTATCTTTGGACCGGTGGATACGACGACCACCTGCGAGCTATTGATCTGCGAACCGGTCCAAACAACTCTTTAGAATCATACCTGCCACCCACCGTTTCTTCCAGTATCAACCTTCGAGGAGGAGTCTGGAGGCTGACTCCCAGTCCTAAAGAAGGCGACGACAGGGTTCTTGCCTGTTGTATGTACGAAGGAGCCCGAATCGTGAGCCCTGACCGACCAGCCACTGTCCAACGAGTCATTCGCAAGGGCCACGAATCCATGGTCTACGGCGGCGACTGGACCGCCGACGGCAGCCAAATGATCACCTGCAGTTTCTACGACAAACAACTGCAACTGTGGTCCAGCCAagacaaagaagaagactaCCCTCGCTTCGAACAAGAGTCGGCTTATGCCCAGCTCAACAACGAGTCGCTCCGCACCCAAAGCCTCCTCTCCACGCCCGAAATCAGCATGTAA
- a CDS encoding Molybdenum cofactor biosynthesis protein A, whose product MTRLVSWSPLAYTIKRATGVRTGLIKSSLLRTSGTRWIMTETDVSPVSRKLQWEAIRSAKPFSEFLTDTFGREHDYLRISISERCNLRCIYCMPEEGVELSPSADLLTKDEILKIAKLFVSQGVRKIRLTGGEPSVRKDFIDIVKGLGEIPGLEEIAITSNGIALGRKIPLLKQYGVTSLNLSLDTLVEGKFMIMTRRAGLSKVLNTLDQALRQGIPKVKLNVVVMKGVNDDEILDFVRIAKEKPVEVRFIEYMPFSGNKWSTEKMVSYHDMLSLIHSQYPSLTQVAASRGDTAKIFTDPRGHFAGKVGFITSMTSHFCGSCNRLRITSDGNLKVCLFGNTEVSLRDMVRKGASDHELLEIIGSAVKNKKAKHAGIGELEKMENRPMILIGGLV is encoded by the coding sequence ATGACAAGACTGGTATCATGGTCTCCATTGGCTTACACCATAAAACGTGCTACGGGAGTGCGCACTGGACTAATAAAATCTAGTCTGCTTAGGACTAGCGGAACAAGATGGATCATGACTGAGACCGATGTGTCGCCTGTATCGCGGAAACTACAGTGGGAGGCCATTAGGTCTGCGAAACCGTTTTCAGAGTTTCTAACTGATACATTCGGCAGAGAGCATGACTATTTAAGAATATCAATCTCAGAAAGATGCAATCTAAGATGTATATACTGCAtgccagaagaaggagTCGAGCTCTCCCCGTCGGCTGATTTGCTCACTAAAGACgaaatattgaaaattGCCAAATTATTTGTCAGTCAAGGAGTCCGTAAGATTCGACTTACAGGCGGAGAGCCCTCAGTTCGAAAGGattttattgatattgtaAAAGGACTAGGTGAGATCCCTGGTTTAGAAGAGATTGCTATCACCAGTAATGGAATTGCTCTGGGTCGTAAGATTCCACTTCTGAAACAGTATGGAGTCACATCTTTAAATCTGAGTCTTGATACGCTTGTGGAAGGAAAATTCATGATCATGACTCGAAGAGCGGGTCTTTCCAAGGTGTTGAATACTCTAGATCAAGCTCTTCGTCAAGGTATACCAAAAGTAAAGCTCAATGTTGTCGTCATGAAAGGAGtaaatgatgatgaaattCTTGACTTTGTGCGTATTGCCAAAGAAAAGCCAGTCGAGGTTCGCTTTATTGAGTACATGCCATTTTCGGGTAACAAGTGGTCAACGGAAAAAATGGTCAGCTATCATGATATGCTAAGTCTGATTCACAGTCAGTATCCATCATTAACCCAAGTTGCTGCGTCTAGAGGAGACACGGCCAAGATATTCACGGATCCAAGAGGACATTTCGCTGGAAAAGTAGGATTTATAACATCCATGACATCACACTTCTGTGGCTCTTGTAATAGGCTCCGTATAACCTCTGACGGGAATCTCAAGGTTTGCTTATTTGGAAACACAGAGGTATCTTTGCGAGATATGGTTCGTAAAGGTGCGTCAGACCACGAGCTTTTAGAGATTATTGGAAGTGCCgtaaaaaacaaaaaggCGAAACATGCTGGAATTGGCGAACTGgaaaaaatggaaaatCGTCCTATGATCTTAATTGGTGGGTTAGTTTAA
- the ERP3 gene encoding Molybdenum cofactor biosynthesis protein C: MPFNNPARQLGSLRLFSTTRTTSDLTHVDSSGSAHMVDISEKKETRRSATAKGVIRFSNDQVATLIRNNQLKKGDVLSVARIAGIMAVKLTPNIIPLCHPIMVTKIKNNLVVCHSDNSVEVTCTVECFGKTGVEMEAMTGAMASLTTVYDMCKAVDKHMVISQVYISEKRGGKADFTFDPANDSTADSSRQ; encoded by the coding sequence ATGCCATTTAATAATCCAGCAAGACAACTAGGAAGCCTGAGATTATTTTCAACAACCCGAACCACCTCTGATCTCACTCATGTTGACTCGTCTGGTTCAGCTCATATGGTCGATATTAGcgagaaaaaagaaactcGAAGAAGTGCAACTGCGAAAGGTGTGATACGATTCTCAAACGACCAAGTCGCAACACTAATCCGCAATAACCAGCTCAAAAAAGGCGATGTCCTTAGCGTGGCCAGAATAGCCGGTATAATGGCTGTTAAACTGACCCCTAATATTATTCCATTATGCCATCCCATTATGGTGActaaaatcaaaaacaaccTCGTCGTCTGCCACAGTGACAACTCAGTCGAAGTCACATGTACTGTGGAATGTTTTGGTAAAACCGGTGTGGAAATGGAAGCCATGACCGGTGCAATGGCTTCGCTTACAACTGTCTATGACATGTGCAAGGCAGTGGACAAGCACATGGTCATTTCTCAGGTCTACATCTCGGAAAAACGTGGTGGAAAAGCTGACTTCACATTCGACCCCGCCAACGACTCTACTGCAGACTCCTCTCGTCAGTAG
- the DOP98 gene encoding putative DOPA-dioxygenase (one of two genes similar to Amanita muscaria DOPA-dioxygenase; allele of CaO19.8608), with amino-acid sequence MLTLGRFQLNHGSLSVLVHPHTGFDVADHTDHAIWIGEKVPLIVGVLEAAEKRQSAAAATTAPIAPIAVASAATTAPIAVAAITAPISVAAMLLLSLPLLLLLLCYLMQYDI; translated from the coding sequence ATGTTAACATTGGGCAGGTTTCAATTGAATCATGGCAGTCTCAGTGTCTTAGTCCATCCACACACTGGATTTGATGTTGCGGACCACACTGATCACGCCATCTGGATCGGTGAGAAAGTGCCATTAATAGTCGGAGTTTtggaagcagcagagaAAAGACAGTcagccgctgctgctactactgcaCCTATTGCACCTATTGCTGttgccagtgctgctactactgcaCCTATTGCTGTTGCCGCTATTACTGCACCTATTTCTGTTGCCGCTATGCTTCTGCTTTCGTTGCCactactgcttctgcttctttgtTATCTCATGCAGTATGATATATAA
- the DOM34 gene encoding ribosome dissociation factor DOM34 (Protein that facilitates ribosomal subunit dissociation; Dom34-Hbs1 complex and Rli1p have roles in dissociating inactive ribosomes to facilitate translation restart, particularly ribosomes stalled in 3' UTRs; required for RNA cleavage in no-go decay, but reports conflict on endonuclease activity; Pelota ortholog; protein abundance increases in response to DNA replication stress; DOM34 has a paralog, YCL001W-B, that arose from the whole genome duplication; GO_component: GO:0005737 - cytoplasm [Evidence IEA,IEA]; GO_component: GO:0005737 - cytoplasm [Evidence IDA] [PMID 14562095]; GO_function: GO:0004519 - endonuclease activity [Evidence IEA]; GO_function: GO:0004521 - endoribonuclease activity [Evidence IDA] [PMID 17889667]; GO_function: GO:0004521 - endoribonuclease activity [Evidence IDA] [PMID 19420139]; GO_function: GO:0016787 - hydrolase activity [Evidence IEA]; GO_function: GO:0046872 - metal ion binding [Evidence IEA]; GO_function: GO:0004518 - nuclease activity [Evidence IEA]; GO_function: GO:0043022 - ribosome binding [Evidence IDA] [PMID 21623367]; GO_process: GO:0007049 - cell cycle [Evidence IEA]; GO_process: GO:0051301 - cell division [Evidence IEA]; GO_process: GO:0007126 - meiotic nuclear division [Evidence IEA]; GO_process: GO:0007067 - mitotic nuclear division [Evidence IEA]; GO_process: GO:0070651 - nonfunctional rRNA decay [Evidence IMP] [PMID 19481524]; GO_process: GO:0000294 - nuclear-transcribed mRNA catabolic process, endonucleolytic cleavage-dependent decay [Evidence IDA] [PMID 17889667]; GO_process: GO:0070966 - nuclear-transcribed mRNA catabolic process, no-go decay [Evidence IGI] [PMID 16554824]; GO_process: GO:0070966 - nuclear-transcribed mRNA catabolic process, no-go decay [Evidence IMP] [PMID 19420139]; GO_process: GO:0090305 - nucleic acid phosphodiester bond hydrolysis [Evidence IEA]; GO_process: GO:0045727 - positive regulation of translation [Evidence IMP] [PMID 24424461]; GO_process: GO:0006417 - regulation of translation [Evidence IEA]; GO_process: GO:0032790 - ribosome disassembly [Evidence IDA] [PMID 20947765]; GO_process: GO:0032790 - ribosome disassembly [Evidence IMP] [PMID 22770215]; GO_process: GO:0032790 - ribosome disassembly [Evidence IDA,IMP] [PMID 24424461]; GO_process: GO:0006412 - translation [Evidence IEA]), whose translation MKLIRKSLEKDQSGDITLCPEDSEDLWYTYNLIQEGDEIEAKSMRKITKVNKDGVAKGQSTRKLLKLRLRITKIEFDPAGGSLRINGPVTEDTEDVSAGTYHTLAVELNRNFRLFKQEWDLISLEVVDKAVDPENKAEVGAVVMQEGLANICLLTENMTVLRQRVEQSLPRKKRGDNSGYEKALQKFYETVYTTMRRNLTIDKLKAILIASPGFTAKSYYDYMFQRAVTDGDKPFIKSKEKFLVTHSSSGAIHALEEILKNADVQRQLADTKYGRETIILDKFFKTMNDDEARAWYGPRHVEEAVNRGAVSTLLITDTLFRSNNIQTRKKYISMVETVRGSGGESLIFSSLHSSGEQLDQISGIACILSYPLAELEDIDDEEEEDE comes from the coding sequence ATGAAGCTAATAAGGAAATCGCTAGAAAAGGACCAGTCCGGAGATATCACTCTTTGTCCAGAAGACTCTGAGGACCTGTGGTACACCTATAACTTGATCCAAGAAGGAGATGAGATAGAGGCCAAGTCCATGCGAAAAATTACCAAAGTTAATAAAGACGGTGTTGCCAAGGGTCAAAGTACCCGAAAATTATTGAAGCTAAGGCTTAGAATTACCAAGATAGAATTTGATCCTGCTGGAGGATCATTACGAATCAACGGACCTGTGACTGAAGATACTGAAGATGTTTCGGCCGGTACATATCACACATTGGCAGTTGAATTAAACAGAAACTTTAGACTTTTCAAACAAGAATGGGATCTCATATCTCTTGAAGTGGTTGATAAGGCTGTAGACCCTGAAAACAAGGCCGAAGTAGGGGCTGTGGTTATGCAAGAGGGTCTAGCAAATATCTGTCTGTTGACCGAGAACATGACTGTCTTGAGACAGCGAGTTGAACAATCGTTACCAAGGAAGAAACGTGGTGATAACTCAGGCTACGAAAAAGCCTTGCAAAAATTTTACGAAACAGTGTACACAACCATGAGAAGAAATCTGACAATCGACAAACTGAAAGCTATTTTAATCGCCTCTCCAGGATTCACTGCCAAAAGCTATTATGACTATATGTTTCAAAGAGCAGTAACTGATGGGGATAAGCCATTTATCAAGTCGAAAGAGAAGTTTTTGGTCACACATAGCTCGTCGGGTGCTATACACGCTTTGGAAGAGATTTTGAAGAATGCCGATGTTCAGAGACAATTGGCAGATACAAAATACGGACGAGAAACGATAATTCTAGATAAATTCTTTAAAACCAtgaatgatgacgaagcCAGAGCATGGTATGGTCCACGGCATGTTGAAGAGGCCGTGAACAGGGGTGCCGTATCTACTCTACTCATTACCGACACATTATTTAGAAGCAACAACATCCAGACCAGGAAAAAATACATTTCCATGGTCGAAACAGTAAGAGGCTCCGGAGGAGAATCCCTGATATTCAGCAGTTTGCATTCGTCGGGTGAGCAGCTCGATCAGATCAGTGGTATTGCATGTATATTATCATACCCTCTAGCTGAGCTAGAAGAtattgacgatgaagaagaagaggatgaatAG